The Lentimicrobiaceae bacterium genome contains the following window.
AATTAAAAGAACAATTGCGTAATGACAAAATAAATATTAGCAAATATTTTATTGATATTACATAATATTTTACTTTATTATCAATGAAAAACTCCTGATTTCGGAGGTTTCCACTTTAGGGATAAGATTTTCTATTTTAATTATATATGTTCCTTTTTCTCCAAAAGGAAAATCCTTACGAATTACTTCTTCATAGCTGAATTCTCCCCCACTTTTTTCAACTGATAAAAACTTTCCTTCATTATTCCTGAGTATCAACTCATATTCTTTTTCGCGCATTTCCCCGGAAGGAGAAGTAATGGTCATGTGAAATGGCAATCTGTCGTACTGAAATTCGCTGGTATGGCTGATAACTATAATAATATCATGCTGACCGGTTGATTTTATAGGAACAGTAAACTCGAGGGGTTTAAACCGATCCCAAATGCCGTTTTCAAATGTAACCGTTTTTTCAAATTTTGTTGATGAATTGCATGAAAAAAGTAACAGCATATAAATGCTTACCTGTTTAATAATATTTTTCATTTTATCAAGGTGAGGAATTGGCTTAATACATATATTTGTGATGCAAAAATAGCGATTACCGTTGGCAAAGCAAAAATATTATGTAGTTTGGAAAGGAGTATCTCCCGGGGTTTTCGATAATTGGGCTGAGTGTTTGCAACAGGTAACTAACTATACAGGAGCTATTTATAAATCATTTAATACCAAACTGGAAGCAATAGAAGCCTTTCGTTCCGATGCAGGAAAATATTTCGGGAAGCCTGCCAAACCCCAGCTTACATGTCTTGATGCAATTTGGGTAGGCAAGCCTATTATCCCAAGTCTTTCGGTGGATGCAGCTTGCGCCGGGAATCCAGGAGTAATGGAATATCGCGGGGTGGACACGCAAACAGGTAAAGAACTTTTCAGGCAGGGACCATTTAAAGAGGGAACTGTTAATATTGGTGAATTTCTTGCCATAGTGCATGGACTTGCTTATCTGAAACAAATAAACAGTAATATTCCTGTCTATTCCGATTCAAAAACAGCAATTAAATGGATATATAATAAAAAAAATAACTCAAAATTAATTGAATCATCATTAAATTTTGAAATATTTGATTTAATGGGACGTGCAGAAAAATGGCTTCGTGAAAATTTCTACAATAACCGTTTGCTAAAATGGGAAACGTCAATATGGGGTGAAATACCCGCAGATTTTGGAAGAAAATAGTTAATACAAACTCACAGAAAAATGTAGCCGGATATCAAAATACAATCCATAATACAATCCCAGTCTATATATGCAAAGTGCTGCCAACATTATAAGTAAATATTTAATGCTAACTTTTACTTTTCTTTTTCCTTCTTTCCCTGATAAAATACGCGGCTTGACTTCTTTATTGAAAAAAACAGGAGTAACTGCAAAAAGAACAGAACATAATGCCATCATATCATAATCGAGGATATTTTCGTGCTGTGGCATTTTGAAAGGTATTTTAATAAAATATAACAATGGAATACAAATTAAAATAGGAATAATACCCTGTGATAAATAGAAAATAAAACGTTGTTTTGATTTTAATTGTATCATGGGAACCTCAAAAAAGAACCGACTTAAATAATACCCTATCAACGTAAGGGAAAACAATAAAATCAAACTTAACAATATCCTGAAAAAAGTATTCAGAAACATCCAATCGGCTACATATCCAAATCCTTGGTTTGTAACGATTCCCGCAACAAATGCTCCAAAGA
Protein-coding sequences here:
- a CDS encoding ribonuclease H family protein; the protein is MAKQKYYVVWKGVSPGVFDNWAECLQQVTNYTGAIYKSFNTKLEAIEAFRSDAGKYFGKPAKPQLTCLDAIWVGKPIIPSLSVDAACAGNPGVMEYRGVDTQTGKELFRQGPFKEGTVNIGEFLAIVHGLAYLKQINSNIPVYSDSKTAIKWIYNKKNNSKLIESSLNFEIFDLMGRAEKWLRENFYNNRLLKWETSIWGEIPADFGRK
- a CDS encoding gliding motility lipoprotein GldH — protein: MKNIIKQVSIYMLLLFSCNSSTKFEKTVTFENGIWDRFKPLEFTVPIKSTGQHDIIIVISHTSEFQYDRLPFHMTITSPSGEMREKEYELILRNNEGKFLSVEKSGGEFSYEEVIRKDFPFGEKGTYIIKIENLIPKVETSEIRSFSLIIK